A single Vespula vulgaris chromosome 3, iyVesVulg1.1, whole genome shotgun sequence DNA region contains:
- the LOC127062191 gene encoding uncharacterized protein LOC127062191 — MERWVGKVAAVTGASAGIGAAIARQLVTNGMTVAGLARRTDKIEELASSLEGAPGKLHAIECDVTKEESTTAAFSWIEENLGSLDLMINNAGIAKESSLTEGSLEDWRAVFEVNVLGVCLTIREATRLMRKKGEDGLIINIGSLAGERVPAVPGFGVYPSSKRALATLAQTLRNELGGTKIRVTNISPGLVATELLASYSAFSDEVLAAMPSLKGQDVADAVSYVLSTPSNVVLKYIWSYEEMPTRCRVQQELNTLYKEAFNYVKNNENLSEASKLITKMLKHDPKSHKIYALRGTIFEIQGKWTKAINNYEIARLMLKLANVPSYEEADIPYIKSLIKCYEARGDCYYEHELFLQAASDYERIVTLKPPDTSIIDVEYDAFCSYWNEFMQNSNAMRLSDLLTLHAKYKFFLRDIELTREFLLEALTINENNKEAQKLLQKIYELSHTMAVHAVMWCMHRCYDKALYTIAKVSNYNPSNLEYILLKAIILRLSGRFKEALALTENIFISLKMEWSGLDKVAVVTGATSGIGKAIVELLVSKGLKVVGLAHHIDKLNALAEELKSKPGKLLPLQCDLTNQNEVMKAIEWIEKNVGFVNILINNAALNLDTGFFTGEIEDWEKIFDLNILGLTYITKEILKLMKKKGIDNGCIVNVNDIFGLKVPINSERPASPAYICSKFALTALTECLRLELAQLESNIKVISISPGLVETEMTQQWLKENPRLALQPKDVADAILFTLQTPENVLVKDLIITPLREI; from the exons ATGGAACGATGGGTTGGAAAAGTAGCTGCCGTTACTGGTGCGAGTGCGGGAATCGGTGCTGCTATTGCTCGACAATTGGTTACTAACG GTATGACGGTAGCTGGATTAGCTCGTAGAACAGACAAAATCGAAGAACTTGCTAGTAGTTTAGAAGGAGCACCAGGGAAACTCCATGCGATCGAATGCGATGTGACCAAAGAAGAGAGTACAACAGCTGCATTTTCTTggatcgaagaaaatcttGGATCTCTCGATTTGATGATCAATAACGCTGGTATTGCTAAGGAGTCCTCGTTAACGG AAGGATCATTGGAAGATTGGCGAGCCGTTTTCGAAGTGAACGTCTTAGGAGTTTGTTTGACTATACGAGAAGCGACACGATTAATGCGTAAGAAAGGCGAAGATGGTCTGATCATTAATATAGGTAGTTTGGCTGGAGAAAGAGTACCTGCTGTACCTGGTTTCGGTGTTTATCCATCCTCGAAACGTGCGTTAGCTACACTTGCACAGACACTTCGCAATGAACTGGGTGGAACTAAAATACGTGTCAcg aaTATCAGTCCTGGCCTCGTGGCAACCGAATTGTTGGCATCTTATAGTGCTTTCTCCGATGAGGTTTTAGCTGCTATGCCATCGTTGAAAGGTCAAGATGTAGCAGATGCTGTGTCCTACGTTCTATCTACTCCGTCTAACGTTGTG ttAAAATATATCTGGTCCTATGAAGAAATGCCAACCAGATGTCGTGTTCAGCAAGAACTTAACACGTTATACAAAGAAGCCTTTAATtacgttaaaaataatgaaaacctATCGGAAGCTTCTAAGTTGATTACAAAAATGTTGAAACACGATCCTAAGTCTCATAAAATTTATGCTTTGAGAGGTACCATTTTCGAAATTCAAG GAAAATGGACTAAagcgattaataattatgagaTTGCACGATTAATGTTGAAATTGGCGAACGTGCCGAGTTATGAAGAAGCTGATATTCCTTATATCAAATCGTTGATTAAATGTTATGAAGCCAGAGGAGATTGTTATTATGAGCATGAATTATTTTTGCAAGCCGCTAGTGATTACGAACGTATCGTAACATTGAAGCCTCCTGATACATCGATCATCGATGTAGAA TACGATGCATTTTGCTCGTACTGGAACGAATTCATGCAAAATTCAAATGCGATGAGACTCTCCGATCTTTTAACACTTCAtgcgaaatataaatttttcttgagAGATATCGAGTTGACACGTGAATTTCTTCTAGAAGCTCTCactataaatgaaaataataaggaaGCTCAGAAACTTCTACAG AAGATATACGAACTTAGCCATACAATGGCGGTACATGCAGTAATGTGGTGCATGCATCGTTGTTATGACAAAGCTTTGTACACGATCGCGAAAGTCAGTAATTACAATCCATCGAatcttgaatatattttattaaaagcgATTATATTACGATTGTCCGGACGATTTAAGGAAGCTTTAGCCT taacagaaaatatattcatttcattaaaaatggAGTGGAGTGGTTTAGACAAAGTAGCTGTCGTAACTGGAGCCACTTCTGGTATTGGTAAAGCCATTGTTGAATTACTCGTCTCGAAAGGTTTGAAAGTCGTTGGGCTCGCTCATCACATCGATAAACTCAAC GCACTCGCCGAAGAATTGAAATCGAAGCCAGGCAAATTGTTACCTCTTCAATGCGATCTAACGAATCAGAATGAAGTCATGAAAGCGATAGAATGGATAGAAAAGAACGTAGGTTTCGTTAACATATTGATAAATAACGCAGCATTGAATCTTGACACAGGTTTCTTTACCGGTGAAATAGAAGATTGggagaaaatatttgatcttAACATTCTTGGTCTTACATACATTACAAAGGAGATTTTGAAgttgatgaaaaagaaag GTATCGACAATGGTTGTATCGTAAACGTAAACGATATATTTGGATTGAAAGTTCCGATAAATTCTGAACGTCCAGCTTCTCCTGCTTACATATGCAGTAAATTTGCTCTTACAGCGTTGACCGAATGTCTTCGTTTAGAATTGGCACAGCTCGAGTCTAACATCAAAGTCATT tcTATTTCTCCAGGATTAGTTGAAACCGAAATGACTCAACAATGGTTGAAGGAAAATCCACGTTTGGCTTTGCAACCCAAAGACGTAGCCGATGCTATTCTTTTTACATTGCAGACACCAGAAAATGTTCTCGTGAAGGATCTTATTATCACACCTCTTCGCGAAATTTAA
- the LOC127062281 gene encoding monocarboxylate transporter 5-like isoform X2 yields the protein MSVLKHLYLDDIITSFPELGPTVQDGGYSWIILIGVFLIQMTIPSILSVYGIVLGYLTENKTGEFDLWDQKIILTPMLFIAFWSLADPWSKMIVDLSSVPRIIGLIGIALISIGVLASGYLATGGVGAYLASLSAGAVMGIGASFVLIQSQECLQKYFRIKLSVAFTIRNIALSLGYIIVPSLTHFLLMQVHLKIALLLITIIFIPTILGVALLRQPMSPKPSRYNLLLTTEDDSEVSAKYLSNVNMGVESTENNNLENSSCERTEQIEDTNSSFAGNNEIYTYEDSEEDIFVNSTIKSNNKWKNQIQIFLYFRFWTIILTWVGIKSFTLFFWILLPYMFITKISSSQDYVTISIIAGFGTLLPNSITFLILQAAPQNRRLLFGIACWLGCSILVVLTYTTEYYVFMACALLGGICIGGLSVCQDSILCDIFGPRFIHQFHKVFSTVVGISLLSLCFVRN from the exons aTGTCTGTTCTTAAACATCTTTATCTCGATGATATTATCACATCTTTTCCAGAACTTGGACCAACTGTACAAGATGGGGGTTATTCATGGATTATTTTAATTGgtgtatttttaattcag ATGACCATACCAAGTATACTATCAGTATACGGTATTGTACTTGGATATTTGACCGAAAATAAGACAGGCGAATTTGACTTGTGGGACCAAAAGATTATTTTGACACCCATGCTCTTTATAGCGTTTTGGAGTTTAGCAG ATCCATGGTCTAAAATGATTGTGGATTTGTCCTCTGTTCCACGTATAATTGGATTGATAGGAATAGCTCTTATATCTATTGGTGTCTTAGCATCTGGATATCTTGCCACTGGTGGAGTTGGAGCATATTTAGCTAGTTTAAGTGCTGGTGCAGTTATGGGTATAGGGGCAAGTTTTGTACTGATTCAAAGCCAAGAGTGTTTGCAGAAGTATTTCCGGATAAAATTATCAGTAGCTTTTACTATAAGAAATATCGCATTGTCGTTGGGCTATATTATTGTTCCAAGTCTCACTCATTTTTTACTTATGCAAGTCCATTTGAAAATTGCTTTGTTgcttataacaattattttcataccAACTATTTTGGGTGTTGCTCTGTTACGGCAGCCAATGTCTCCAAAACCTTCACGTTACAATTTACTCTTAACAACTGAGGACGACAGTGAAGTCTCCGCAAAATATCTGTCCAATGTTAATATGGGAGTAGAATCTACAGAAAACAATAACTTGGAAAATTCCTCTTGCGAAAGAACAGAACAAATAGAAGATACCAACTCTTCATTTGCTGGAAATAACGAGATTTATACTTACGAAGATAGCGAAGAAGATATCTTTGTTAATTCGactataaaatcaaataataaatggaaaaatcaaattcaaatttttttgtattttcgatTTTGGACGATTATACTTACATGGGTCGGAATAAAATCTTTTACCTTATTCTTTTGGATATTGTTACCTTATATGTTCATcacaaaaatatcttcttcGCAAGATTATGTTACAATATCAATTATCGCAGGTTTTGGTACTCTTTTACCAAATTCGATTACTTTCTTGATTTTGCAAGCTGCACCGCAAAATAGAAGATTACTTTTTGGTATAGCATGTTGGCTTGGGTGCTCTATTTTAGTAG TATTAACATATACCACAGAATATTATGTATTCATGGCTTGTGCATTGCTAGGAGGGATATGTATCGGTGGACTATCAGTTTGTCAAGACTCAATACTTTGTGATATCTTTGGACCTCGTTTTATACATCAATTTCATAAAGTATTTTCAACAGTAGTGGGGATCAGTTTATTATCCCTTTGTTTCGTACGCa attaa
- the LOC127062281 gene encoding monocarboxylate transporter 5-like isoform X1, which produces MSVLKHLYLDDIITSFPELGPTVQDGGYSWIILIGVFLIQMTIPSILSVYGIVLGYLTENKTGEFDLWDQKIILTPMLFIAFWSLADPWSKMIVDLSSVPRIIGLIGIALISIGVLASGYLATGGVGAYLASLSAGAVMGIGASFVLIQSQECLQKYFRIKLSVAFTIRNIALSLGYIIVPSLTHFLLMQVHLKIALLLITIIFIPTILGVALLRQPMSPKPSRYNLLLTTEDDSEVSAKYLSNVNMGVESTENNNLENSSCERTEQIEDTNSSFAGNNEIYTYEDSEEDIFVNSTIKSNNKWKNQIQIFLYFRFWTIILTWVGIKSFTLFFWILLPYMFITKISSSQDYVTISIIAGFGTLLPNSITFLILQAAPQNRRLLFGIACWLGCSILVVLTYTTEYYVFMACALLGGICIGGLSVCQDSILCDIFGPRFIHQFHKVFSTVVGISLLSLCFVRNAILCFHLVALLLLLSGCYWIWLPILNIVKQRCIGCYKST; this is translated from the exons aTGTCTGTTCTTAAACATCTTTATCTCGATGATATTATCACATCTTTTCCAGAACTTGGACCAACTGTACAAGATGGGGGTTATTCATGGATTATTTTAATTGgtgtatttttaattcag ATGACCATACCAAGTATACTATCAGTATACGGTATTGTACTTGGATATTTGACCGAAAATAAGACAGGCGAATTTGACTTGTGGGACCAAAAGATTATTTTGACACCCATGCTCTTTATAGCGTTTTGGAGTTTAGCAG ATCCATGGTCTAAAATGATTGTGGATTTGTCCTCTGTTCCACGTATAATTGGATTGATAGGAATAGCTCTTATATCTATTGGTGTCTTAGCATCTGGATATCTTGCCACTGGTGGAGTTGGAGCATATTTAGCTAGTTTAAGTGCTGGTGCAGTTATGGGTATAGGGGCAAGTTTTGTACTGATTCAAAGCCAAGAGTGTTTGCAGAAGTATTTCCGGATAAAATTATCAGTAGCTTTTACTATAAGAAATATCGCATTGTCGTTGGGCTATATTATTGTTCCAAGTCTCACTCATTTTTTACTTATGCAAGTCCATTTGAAAATTGCTTTGTTgcttataacaattattttcataccAACTATTTTGGGTGTTGCTCTGTTACGGCAGCCAATGTCTCCAAAACCTTCACGTTACAATTTACTCTTAACAACTGAGGACGACAGTGAAGTCTCCGCAAAATATCTGTCCAATGTTAATATGGGAGTAGAATCTACAGAAAACAATAACTTGGAAAATTCCTCTTGCGAAAGAACAGAACAAATAGAAGATACCAACTCTTCATTTGCTGGAAATAACGAGATTTATACTTACGAAGATAGCGAAGAAGATATCTTTGTTAATTCGactataaaatcaaataataaatggaaaaatcaaattcaaatttttttgtattttcgatTTTGGACGATTATACTTACATGGGTCGGAATAAAATCTTTTACCTTATTCTTTTGGATATTGTTACCTTATATGTTCATcacaaaaatatcttcttcGCAAGATTATGTTACAATATCAATTATCGCAGGTTTTGGTACTCTTTTACCAAATTCGATTACTTTCTTGATTTTGCAAGCTGCACCGCAAAATAGAAGATTACTTTTTGGTATAGCATGTTGGCTTGGGTGCTCTATTTTAGTAG TATTAACATATACCACAGAATATTATGTATTCATGGCTTGTGCATTGCTAGGAGGGATATGTATCGGTGGACTATCAGTTTGTCAAGACTCAATACTTTGTGATATCTTTGGACCTCGTTTTATACATCAATTTCATAAAGTATTTTCAACAGTAGTGGGGATCAGTTTATTATCCCTTTGTTTCGTACGCa aTGCAATCCTTTGTTTTCATTTAGttgcattattattacttttaagtGGTTGTTACTGGATTTGGTTACCAATCTTAAATATAGTAAAACAACGATGCATTGGTTGTTATAAATcgacataa